The Ascochyta rabiei chromosome 18, complete sequence DNA segment GTGAAAGCACACATTCACACTACTCCTATCGCTATAGCCAACACTCACACACGCTCGCTGCGCGATCCATAGTTACCCCGCCATGGACGCCGCTCGCAAAGGCGAAGCTGCGCTCAGCGCCAGCAATTACGAAGAAGCGATTCAGCACTTCACCGACGCTCTCAAATCGAACCCGGCCGCCGTCAAGTACTACATCAACCGCGCCACAGCTTACCAGCGCACACAAAAGTACCAAGAAGCACTTGTCGACGCCGAAATCGCTGTTGTCCTCGCCCACAAACGCGCTACCCGTGAGCTCATCAAAGACGCGCAATTCCGCCGCGCCCAGCAGCTGTTCTTCCTCGAACGATATGCAGATGCCGAGTACGTTCTGGAGATTGTCAGGAAACTCGACGAGAAGGAGAAAACACTGCCGATCTGGAGCATGAAAGTTGCAAAGAAGCTGCAGGATATTCCAGAAGACGACGAGAGGAGAAAGGTCACTGTGAAGAATGTCCCTGATGTCGAAGTACCCAGCGCACCAAAGGAGACAGCCACGACTAAGAGGACCGAGACGCCCGCGGCAGCTCCTAAGCCGGTTGTGCCTACACCTGCGAACAAGATTAAAGACGACTGGTACCAAAGCAATGACACGGTGACGGTCAACATTCTTGCAAAGGGCGCACCAAAAGACAAGGTCACCGTCGACTTCGATAAAGATTCTCTGTCAGTCTCCTTCCCTGTCGAAGATTCGTCTGCAGAATACAGCTTCAACGTCGACCCCCTCTACGCACCAATCGACCCCACACAGTCCAAATTCCGCGTCACACCGAACAAAATTGAAATTACTCTGAAGAAGGCAGTGCAGGGCGTAAAATGGCACAAGCTGGAGGGCGACCGCACAGTGGAAGCGACCGAAAGCTCCAAGGACACCATCCCTCACCACATCCTCAGCGGCAAGCCAGCCCAAGACTCTGGCCCCGCATACCCCACATCATCTAAATCCGGCGTCAAGAACTGGGACAAGCTCGCCGCAGAAGACCTCGACGATAAGGACGAGATTGAGGGCGACGAAACTTCGCACTTCTTCAAGAAGCTCTATAGTGGCGCCACATCCGAGCAGCAGCGCGCCATGATGAAGAGCTATCAAGAGAGCGGTGGCACAGTCCTCAGCACTGACTGGAATAACGTTGGCAGCAAGACTGTCGTGCCCGAGCCACCTGAGGGTATGGAGGCGCGAAAGTACTAGGACAAACCCACGCCTCTCGAACCACAAAAGCCTGCTGCCGGACCCGCGGATACCCAATTTGCGCACAAAAGATGACATCTTCTTTGTTGACCGCAGACTTCATTTCAGCTTCGATAAGCCAGCTTGGCAATTTGTTCGCTGCTCTTGCAAGGAAGAGCTGGGACACGCGAGATGCTTTGCCCAAGGTAATTCGGAGTTTAACGCTGCACGCATGGATCGACGCATTTGCATGTCTACAAAGGCAAGAACTGAATCTTGACCTCTCTGATGCTGCTTTTCTTCAGGTGACTGCTGCGGTCAACGGTCTACTTCGGTTAGTGTATATTTTCTTCCAGCCTTTTTCAGGAAGTCAAGCACTTATTTGAGAATTGTGGATTGCGAGGACAAACACAGACCATGATTCTATATTCAGAAGCATAGCATAGCGAAGAGTATCACGAACAAGCATGGCGCAACGGTGTGCTTATCAGGTAGCTACACAATACCAACCACCATCGTAGACATCTGACTGTTCTGCTCCACCGCGTCCCACGTTCTGACTTATCCCCAGCAACTACCTCACCAACATCACACCACATCACATTACATCACATCACTCCTGAAACCTCGACGCAATCTTGCAATAAATGCATTGGATATCATAACTGCTCAAACACAAGCCGACCCAAAGCCAGCAACAGCAAAGCAGCACCCACCACCCCATTTTCTTTCTATCAGTGTGTGGAAACAAACGCaggcaagcaagcaagcggCTCTGGCACAGCCTTCCCCGCGAAAACCAACGCAAGAagggagagggagggagggagggaaTCATCCAAACAGAAGGTAACAAAGTGGAGCCCCGA contains these protein-coding regions:
- a CDS encoding Cochaperone protein, whose amino-acid sequence is MDAARKGEAALSASNYEEAIQHFTDALKSNPAAVKYYINRATAYQRTQKYQEALVDAEIAVVLAHKRATRELIKDAQFRRAQQLFFLERYADAEYVLEIVRKLDEKEKTLPIWSMKVAKKLQDIPEDDERRKVTVKNVPDVEVPSAPKETATTKRTETPAAAPKPVVPTPANKIKDDWYQSNDTVTVNILAKGAPKDKVTVDFDKDSLSVSFPVEDSSAEYSFNVDPLYAPIDPTQSKFRVTPNKIEITLKKAVQGVKWHKLEGDRTVEATESSKDTIPHHILSGKPAQDSGPAYPTSSKSGVKNWDKLAAEDLDDKDEIEGDETSHFFKKLYSGATSEQQRAMMKSYQESGGTVLSTDWNNVGSKTVVPEPPEGMEARKY